One segment of Antennarius striatus isolate MH-2024 chromosome 5, ASM4005453v1, whole genome shotgun sequence DNA contains the following:
- the cbfa2t2 gene encoding protein CBFA2T2 isoform X1, producing the protein MVGMPSVFTYSREKKSPAMPGSPVDAKTHSRSAPSSNSSSSSAMPPLPSVNSSGPRPASFSTTALTNGNHHSPPTLNAVPSPPQRYSNGPSSSSSSSLSNQQLPATCGARQLSKLKRFLTTLQQFGNDISPEIGDSVRSLVLALVNSTVTIEEFHSRLQEATNFPLRPFVIPFLKANLPLLQRELLHCARAAKQTPAQYLSQHEHLLLSTTMASSPDSSELLMEPPDAATKRHSPSRSKENGFHERPPVAMEPAAKRVCTISPAPRHSPAHPLPLSTQLHPTPPPLQHYALDDIAAPHILHREHSQRMLEIRDLKDRPRLPGTNGGYREEPVDHRLTDREWADEWRHLDHVLNCIVDMVEKTRRSVSVLRRCQESDREELNYWRRRSSEQEDPRKGGSVSTPFSKTHSPHSAESDSQRDFAQRPGSAYVTDEIWRKAEEAVNEVKRQAMDEVQKAVAEAEQKAFEMIAAERAKMEKTLAEAKRKAQEDAIMVINEQEDSSECCWNCGRKASETCSGCNAARYCGSFCQHKDWERHHLICSSGLQAQPKPVSTIASNRAAAAAAGLSPIGPTGSKAPESVPSVSSPGGEKIVSRSSTPSTPASTPETNGH; encoded by the exons acagtaGAGAGAAGAAGAGCCCTGCCATGCCCGGTTCTCCTGTGGATGCTAAGACTCATTCCAGATCAGCccccagcagcaacagcagcagcagctccgccATGCCACCCCTGCCTTCCGTCAACTCCAGCGGCCCCCGCCCAGCCTCCTTCTCCACCACAGCGC tGACCAATGGGAATCACCATTCCCCGCCGACCCTGAACGCGGTGCCGTCTCCGCCGCAGCGCTACAGCAACGGaccgtcctcttcctcttcctcgtcgcTGTCCAATCAGCAGCTGCCGGCCACCTGCGGGGCGCGCCAGCTGAGCAAGCTGAAGCGTTTCCTCACCACGCTGCAACAGTTCGGCAACGACATCTCACCCGAGATCGGAGACAGCGTCCGGAGCCTCGTCCTGGCCCTGGTT AATTCAACAGTTACAATCGAAGAGTTCCACTCACGGCTTCAGGAGGCCACCAACTTCCCCTTACGGCCCTTTGTTATTCCCTTTCTCAag GCCAATCTGCCCCTCCTGCAGAGGGAGCTGCTGCACTGCGCTCGTGCAGCCAAGCAGACTCCAGCTCAGTACCTGTCCCAGCATGAGCACCTCCTGCTCAGCACCACCATGGCTTCGTCTCCGGACTCTTCTGAGCTGCTGATGGAGCCTCCTGATGCCGCCACCAAGAGACACAGCCCCAGCAG AAGTAAAGAGAACGGATTCCACGAACGCCCGCCCGTCGCCATGGAACCCGCCGCCAAACGCGTTTGCACCATCAGCCCCGCTCCTAGAcacagccccgcccacccgCTGCCCCTCAGCACCCAGCTTCACCCGACCCCTCCCCCGCTGCAGCACTACGCCCTGGACGACATCGCAGCGCCGCACATTCTGCACCGCGAGCACAGCCAGCGCATGTTGGAGATCCGCGATCTGAAGGACCGACCCAGACTCCCCG GCACTAACGGGGGATACCGCGAGGAGCCGGTGGACCACAGGCTGACAGACCGGGAGTGGGCTGATGAATGGAGGCATCTGGACCAC GTGTTGAACTGCATCGTCGACATGGTGGAGAAGACACGGAGGTCGGTGAGCGTGCTCAGAAGATGCCAGGAGTCGGATCGCGAGGAGCTCAACTACTGGAGGCGGCGTTCGAGCGAGCAGGAGGACCCGCGCAAAGGGGGTTCAGTGTCCACCCCCTTCTCTAAGACACACAGCCCCCACTCAGCAGAGTCGG ACTCCCAGCGTGACTTTGCTCAGCGGCCGGGGTCGGCGTACGTCACAGATGAGATCTGGAGGAAAGCTG AAGAGGCGGTGAACGAGGTGAAGCGTCAGGCGATGGACGAGGTTCAGAAAGCCGTTGCAGAAGCCGAACAGAAGGCTTTTGAGATGATCGCAGCCGAGAGGGCCAAGATGGAAAAAACTCTGGCTGAGGCGAAGAGGAAGGCTCAAGAAGACGCCATCATGGTCATAAATGAACAGGAGGATTCCAGCGAG tgCTGCTGGAACTGCGGTCGTAAAGCCAGCGAGACGTGCAGCGGCTGCAACGCCGCTCGCTACTGCGGCTCCTTCTGCCAGCATAAGGACTGGGAGAGGCATCATCTCATCTGCAGCTCAGGACTTCAGGCTCAACCTAAACCCGTTTCCACCATCGCTTCAAACAGGGCGGCGGCAGCGGCCGCTGGGTTGTCTCCCATTGGCCCGACCGGTTCCAAAGCCCCCGAGAGCGTCCCCTCAGTTTCCAGTCCTGGGGGAGAGAAAATTGTTTCCCGCTCCTCCACCCCTTCCACCCCAGCTTCCACCCCAGAAACCAATGGACACTag
- the cbfa2t2 gene encoding protein CBFA2T2 isoform X2, whose protein sequence is MVGMPSVFTYSREKKSPAMPGSPVDAKTHSRSAPSSNSSSSSAMPPLPSVNSSGPRPASFSTTALTNGNHHSPPTLNAVPSPPQRYSNGPSSSSSSSLSNQQLPATCGARQLSKLKRFLTTLQQFGNDISPEIGDSVRSLVLALVNSTVTIEEFHSRLQEATNFPLRPFVIPFLKANLPLLQRELLHCARAAKQTPAQYLSQHEHLLLSTTMASSPDSSELLMEPPDAATKRHSPSRSKENGFHERPPVAMEPAAKRVCTISPAPRHSPAHPLPLSTQLHPTPPPLQHYALDDIAAPHILHREHSQRMLEIRDLKDRPRLPGTNGGYREEPVDHRLTDREWADEWRHLDHVLNCIVDMVEKTRRSVSVLRRCQESDREELNYWRRRSSEQEDPRKGGSVSTPFSKTHSPHSAESDSQRDFAQRPGSAYVTDEIWRKAEAVNEVKRQAMDEVQKAVAEAEQKAFEMIAAERAKMEKTLAEAKRKAQEDAIMVINEQEDSSECCWNCGRKASETCSGCNAARYCGSFCQHKDWERHHLICSSGLQAQPKPVSTIASNRAAAAAAGLSPIGPTGSKAPESVPSVSSPGGEKIVSRSSTPSTPASTPETNGH, encoded by the exons acagtaGAGAGAAGAAGAGCCCTGCCATGCCCGGTTCTCCTGTGGATGCTAAGACTCATTCCAGATCAGCccccagcagcaacagcagcagcagctccgccATGCCACCCCTGCCTTCCGTCAACTCCAGCGGCCCCCGCCCAGCCTCCTTCTCCACCACAGCGC tGACCAATGGGAATCACCATTCCCCGCCGACCCTGAACGCGGTGCCGTCTCCGCCGCAGCGCTACAGCAACGGaccgtcctcttcctcttcctcgtcgcTGTCCAATCAGCAGCTGCCGGCCACCTGCGGGGCGCGCCAGCTGAGCAAGCTGAAGCGTTTCCTCACCACGCTGCAACAGTTCGGCAACGACATCTCACCCGAGATCGGAGACAGCGTCCGGAGCCTCGTCCTGGCCCTGGTT AATTCAACAGTTACAATCGAAGAGTTCCACTCACGGCTTCAGGAGGCCACCAACTTCCCCTTACGGCCCTTTGTTATTCCCTTTCTCAag GCCAATCTGCCCCTCCTGCAGAGGGAGCTGCTGCACTGCGCTCGTGCAGCCAAGCAGACTCCAGCTCAGTACCTGTCCCAGCATGAGCACCTCCTGCTCAGCACCACCATGGCTTCGTCTCCGGACTCTTCTGAGCTGCTGATGGAGCCTCCTGATGCCGCCACCAAGAGACACAGCCCCAGCAG AAGTAAAGAGAACGGATTCCACGAACGCCCGCCCGTCGCCATGGAACCCGCCGCCAAACGCGTTTGCACCATCAGCCCCGCTCCTAGAcacagccccgcccacccgCTGCCCCTCAGCACCCAGCTTCACCCGACCCCTCCCCCGCTGCAGCACTACGCCCTGGACGACATCGCAGCGCCGCACATTCTGCACCGCGAGCACAGCCAGCGCATGTTGGAGATCCGCGATCTGAAGGACCGACCCAGACTCCCCG GCACTAACGGGGGATACCGCGAGGAGCCGGTGGACCACAGGCTGACAGACCGGGAGTGGGCTGATGAATGGAGGCATCTGGACCAC GTGTTGAACTGCATCGTCGACATGGTGGAGAAGACACGGAGGTCGGTGAGCGTGCTCAGAAGATGCCAGGAGTCGGATCGCGAGGAGCTCAACTACTGGAGGCGGCGTTCGAGCGAGCAGGAGGACCCGCGCAAAGGGGGTTCAGTGTCCACCCCCTTCTCTAAGACACACAGCCCCCACTCAGCAGAGTCGG ACTCCCAGCGTGACTTTGCTCAGCGGCCGGGGTCGGCGTACGTCACAGATGAGATCTGGAGGAAAGCTG AGGCGGTGAACGAGGTGAAGCGTCAGGCGATGGACGAGGTTCAGAAAGCCGTTGCAGAAGCCGAACAGAAGGCTTTTGAGATGATCGCAGCCGAGAGGGCCAAGATGGAAAAAACTCTGGCTGAGGCGAAGAGGAAGGCTCAAGAAGACGCCATCATGGTCATAAATGAACAGGAGGATTCCAGCGAG tgCTGCTGGAACTGCGGTCGTAAAGCCAGCGAGACGTGCAGCGGCTGCAACGCCGCTCGCTACTGCGGCTCCTTCTGCCAGCATAAGGACTGGGAGAGGCATCATCTCATCTGCAGCTCAGGACTTCAGGCTCAACCTAAACCCGTTTCCACCATCGCTTCAAACAGGGCGGCGGCAGCGGCCGCTGGGTTGTCTCCCATTGGCCCGACCGGTTCCAAAGCCCCCGAGAGCGTCCCCTCAGTTTCCAGTCCTGGGGGAGAGAAAATTGTTTCCCGCTCCTCCACCCCTTCCACCCCAGCTTCCACCCCAGAAACCAATGGACACTag
- the cbfa2t2 gene encoding protein CBFA2T2 isoform X3, whose product MPGSPVDAKTHSRSAPSSNSSSSSAMPPLPSVNSSGPRPASFSTTALTNGNHHSPPTLNAVPSPPQRYSNGPSSSSSSSLSNQQLPATCGARQLSKLKRFLTTLQQFGNDISPEIGDSVRSLVLALVNSTVTIEEFHSRLQEATNFPLRPFVIPFLKANLPLLQRELLHCARAAKQTPAQYLSQHEHLLLSTTMASSPDSSELLMEPPDAATKRHSPSRSKENGFHERPPVAMEPAAKRVCTISPAPRHSPAHPLPLSTQLHPTPPPLQHYALDDIAAPHILHREHSQRMLEIRDLKDRPRLPGTNGGYREEPVDHRLTDREWADEWRHLDHVLNCIVDMVEKTRRSVSVLRRCQESDREELNYWRRRSSEQEDPRKGGSVSTPFSKTHSPHSAESDSQRDFAQRPGSAYVTDEIWRKAEEAVNEVKRQAMDEVQKAVAEAEQKAFEMIAAERAKMEKTLAEAKRKAQEDAIMVINEQEDSSECCWNCGRKASETCSGCNAARYCGSFCQHKDWERHHLICSSGLQAQPKPVSTIASNRAAAAAAGLSPIGPTGSKAPESVPSVSSPGGEKIVSRSSTPSTPASTPETNGH is encoded by the exons ATGCCCGGTTCTCCTGTGGATGCTAAGACTCATTCCAGATCAGCccccagcagcaacagcagcagcagctccgccATGCCACCCCTGCCTTCCGTCAACTCCAGCGGCCCCCGCCCAGCCTCCTTCTCCACCACAGCGC tGACCAATGGGAATCACCATTCCCCGCCGACCCTGAACGCGGTGCCGTCTCCGCCGCAGCGCTACAGCAACGGaccgtcctcttcctcttcctcgtcgcTGTCCAATCAGCAGCTGCCGGCCACCTGCGGGGCGCGCCAGCTGAGCAAGCTGAAGCGTTTCCTCACCACGCTGCAACAGTTCGGCAACGACATCTCACCCGAGATCGGAGACAGCGTCCGGAGCCTCGTCCTGGCCCTGGTT AATTCAACAGTTACAATCGAAGAGTTCCACTCACGGCTTCAGGAGGCCACCAACTTCCCCTTACGGCCCTTTGTTATTCCCTTTCTCAag GCCAATCTGCCCCTCCTGCAGAGGGAGCTGCTGCACTGCGCTCGTGCAGCCAAGCAGACTCCAGCTCAGTACCTGTCCCAGCATGAGCACCTCCTGCTCAGCACCACCATGGCTTCGTCTCCGGACTCTTCTGAGCTGCTGATGGAGCCTCCTGATGCCGCCACCAAGAGACACAGCCCCAGCAG AAGTAAAGAGAACGGATTCCACGAACGCCCGCCCGTCGCCATGGAACCCGCCGCCAAACGCGTTTGCACCATCAGCCCCGCTCCTAGAcacagccccgcccacccgCTGCCCCTCAGCACCCAGCTTCACCCGACCCCTCCCCCGCTGCAGCACTACGCCCTGGACGACATCGCAGCGCCGCACATTCTGCACCGCGAGCACAGCCAGCGCATGTTGGAGATCCGCGATCTGAAGGACCGACCCAGACTCCCCG GCACTAACGGGGGATACCGCGAGGAGCCGGTGGACCACAGGCTGACAGACCGGGAGTGGGCTGATGAATGGAGGCATCTGGACCAC GTGTTGAACTGCATCGTCGACATGGTGGAGAAGACACGGAGGTCGGTGAGCGTGCTCAGAAGATGCCAGGAGTCGGATCGCGAGGAGCTCAACTACTGGAGGCGGCGTTCGAGCGAGCAGGAGGACCCGCGCAAAGGGGGTTCAGTGTCCACCCCCTTCTCTAAGACACACAGCCCCCACTCAGCAGAGTCGG ACTCCCAGCGTGACTTTGCTCAGCGGCCGGGGTCGGCGTACGTCACAGATGAGATCTGGAGGAAAGCTG AAGAGGCGGTGAACGAGGTGAAGCGTCAGGCGATGGACGAGGTTCAGAAAGCCGTTGCAGAAGCCGAACAGAAGGCTTTTGAGATGATCGCAGCCGAGAGGGCCAAGATGGAAAAAACTCTGGCTGAGGCGAAGAGGAAGGCTCAAGAAGACGCCATCATGGTCATAAATGAACAGGAGGATTCCAGCGAG tgCTGCTGGAACTGCGGTCGTAAAGCCAGCGAGACGTGCAGCGGCTGCAACGCCGCTCGCTACTGCGGCTCCTTCTGCCAGCATAAGGACTGGGAGAGGCATCATCTCATCTGCAGCTCAGGACTTCAGGCTCAACCTAAACCCGTTTCCACCATCGCTTCAAACAGGGCGGCGGCAGCGGCCGCTGGGTTGTCTCCCATTGGCCCGACCGGTTCCAAAGCCCCCGAGAGCGTCCCCTCAGTTTCCAGTCCTGGGGGAGAGAAAATTGTTTCCCGCTCCTCCACCCCTTCCACCCCAGCTTCCACCCCAGAAACCAATGGACACTag